TCCAATTACCCCCGTTCCGTCTTGGAGATCCAATTTGTTTGACCCATAAAACTTAAAAGACCCTAAAAAAACACACCCCTATACGGCGGGTACCACCCAAATGCGGGACGCCGTCTGGCCCCCTAAGGCCAGCCGGGCCCCGGCGGCGTCCACCACCACGGAAAATCGGTCCCTCCGGATGAGCCTAAGCCTCACGCCCGGGGAGACCCCCATCTCCCCCAGCTTCTTGACCTCCCCGGGCTCCATCCTAACCCGCACCACCGAGAGGACCTCCCCCTCCGCCGCGGAGCTCAAAGGACACATGGCAACCCCTCCCGATCATGGAATTAAAAGTTCAAAACGCAGCCGCGGCCCCACGCCCCGCAAGGGCTGGGGCCGCTAGCCCTCCGAAACCGGAGAGACCCAAACGCACCGGGCCTCATGGGACCTAAGGCCCAAAAGGCGCCCCAGCACCTCCACCTCCAGCGGGTCCTCCCCCCAGGAGCGGCATTTGAGCTCCACCCCCGTCCCGGGGACCATCCCCATCTCCAAAAGGCGCTTCCTCAAGGCCCCCTCGGCGGTGATCCTCACCACCCGGCACCTCTTCTCCTCCCCCCCAAGGCACATGGGGTGAGGCAGGTCCAGGGGGCTTTCAAGGCGCCTTTTCAGCTCCAGGGCCCAGGATTCCCCGTTGCGCAAGCCCTCGCATATGTAGTCCGACAGGGCAAGCAGCCTCATCTCCACCTGGTCGTCCAACAGGTGCTCCATCTCGCAGGCCACCTGCTGGGCCCTCTGAGCCTCGACCCCAAGGAGCCTGAAGAAGTGGGCCAGCTCCTGGTGGCGGCGGTATATGGAAAGGGCCCTCTTGCGGCCCTCCTCCGTAAGGGACGGGTTGCCGTACCTCTCGTGCTCCAAAAGCCCCTCGGCGCACAGTTTCTTAAGGACCGACACCACCGTGCCCTTGGTGACCTCCAGGGCCTTCGCAAGCCCTGTCACCGAGGGCATCCGGCCCGCCATCTCCTCCAGGAACATCTCCTCCAGATAATCCTCGGAACGCTTCGACCACATGCTCTATCGTCCTCTGCCCCGGGGGCCAAGTTTGTTTTGTCCATCAAACACTTGGGAGCATAAAACACTCCCCCCCATAAGTCAAGGGGGCGTGGACTTTTTAAGACCCTCCTTGATTTAAGCCCCTTAAGATACGATAAACTAATGTGGAGCCGAAAAACCACACGGAGGTGATGCCCATGGAGTTGGTCTCAGCGGCGCAGTCCCAGAAGGAGCTCATGACGGGGCTGCAGATCCAGTACGCGGCGGCGAACAAGATAATGAAGACCGCGGCGGATCTTCAGCAGGACATGCTCCAGAAGCTCTTGGGGAGCATGGGGATAGGAAACAACGTAAGCCTTGAGGCCTAGGATCCTTGGGGGGCGGCCCTGCGCCGCCCCTGGACCAACCGGCGCGGCGCCATCCGCCGAATCCCCGGCGGCAAGGCTTATAAAGCTCCTCCTGCTCCTGGGGGCCCTTATGGCCTTCCCCGCCGGGGACTGCCTCGCCAAGGCCCCGGAGCGCCTCCCGGACGCGTCCCTGGTCCCCCTGTCCTCCCAAGGGCCCACGAGGCTCTCGGAGGCCTTCTCCGGGGACCTGGCGCTCATCGTCCTCTTCTCCCCCGGCTGCCCCTCCTGCGAAGCCCAGATAAAGGGGGCTGAGCAGTTGCTGGAGCAGTTAGGCCCCAATCCCCCATTCGCGGTGGTGCCCATAGCCACCGCCTACTACCCCTTGGGCTTCACCAAGGCGGTTTGGGAGTCCTGGGACGTAAAGTCTAAGGCTTTCGCGGAGGCGGGAGGGGAGGAAGGACTCTTCAAACACCTCAAGGTCCGAAACGTGCCGGTGCTCATCTGGGTCACCAAGGACCTGACCGTGAAGGGGCTTCGCCGCTCCCCCACGTCCCAGGGGGAGATCCGCCGGGACCTTAAGAAGCTCAAGGGGCTCTAGCAGCAGCTCCCCTTTCAATGGACAGGCCCTTCCCCAGGGCCTGTTTTTTTGTTAAGCTCTTTGCCTGTAAAATAGGGGCTGAGGTTTACAAGGGGAGGTTTCCCATGGACCAGTTGGACCTGAACCTGCTGGAGGATCTCACCGCCGACGGAAGGGTGAGCTACGCGGAGCTGGGCCGCAAGTACGGGCTCACCAGGGTGAG
This portion of the Thermanaerothrix sp. genome encodes:
- a CDS encoding ferrous iron transport protein A — encoded protein: MCPLSSAAEGEVLSVVRVRMEPGEVKKLGEMGVSPGVRLRLIRRDRFSVVVDAAGARLALGGQTASRIWVVPAV
- a CDS encoding metal-dependent transcriptional regulator, whose protein sequence is MWSKRSEDYLEEMFLEEMAGRMPSVTGLAKALEVTKGTVVSVLKKLCAEGLLEHERYGNPSLTEEGRKRALSIYRRHQELAHFFRLLGVEAQRAQQVACEMEHLLDDQVEMRLLALSDYICEGLRNGESWALELKRRLESPLDLPHPMCLGGEEKRCRVVRITAEGALRKRLLEMGMVPGTGVELKCRSWGEDPLEVEVLGRLLGLRSHEARCVWVSPVSEG